In one Natronosalvus amylolyticus genomic region, the following are encoded:
- the acnA gene encoding aconitate hydratase AcnA, translating into MTNNSTTADPFGAISELERDGETYTYADLTVLEEQGLCELEKLPVSIRVLLESVLRNVDGEMVTEDDVKNAASWEPDVPDVEVPFSPSRVVLQDLTGVPAVVDLAALRSAADRAGEDPTIVEPEVPCDLVIDHSVQVDYFGSEDAYEKNVEIEYERNEERYRAIKWAEQAFEDFNVVPPGTGIVHQVNLEYLGQVVHDREVDGEQWLLPDTLVGTDSHTPMINGIGVVGWGVGGIEAEAALLGQPITMTLPEVVGVELTGELPEGATATDLVLHITEKLRQVGVVDKFVEFYGEGVSQLSVADRATISNMSPEHGCTISMFPVDDKTLDYLELTGRDEDHIELVKEYLEAQGLFGKHDPEFTETVEFDLGDVEPSLAGHKKPHARIPMGDLDEHFPTLLEEQGVIDSGAAESDGGLVAERQPGLGEKVPVTLEDGTEVEIGHGSVLVSAITSCTNTSNPSVMVAAGLLARNAAEYGLEVPEYVKTSLAPGSKVVTEYLKQADLLDDLEELGYHVVGYGCTTCIGNAGPLAEPIEAAIDEYDLWTTSVLSGNRNFEARIHPKIRANYLASPPLVVAYGLAGKMDIDLENEPIGTTDDGEEVYLEDIWPDPEEIRQTIHDNVSPEMFEEKYASIFEGDERWEALEAPTGDVYEWDSESTYIREPPFFQDFPLEEPGVEDIANARCLLTLGDTVTTDHISPAGPFSEDLPAGQWLMEQGVEPYEFNTYGSRRGNHEVMMRGTFANVRIQNEMLDGKEGGYTIHHPTGEETTVYDASMRYQDEDTPLIVMAGIELGTGSSRDWAAKGTDLLGIRATIGESYERIYRDNLVGMGVLPLQFEDGEGWEELGLDGSEYFEIRGLEDGLETNQELTVVAEDEDGETTEFDVTAQVGTPAAVKYVENGGVLHLVLRRLLTE; encoded by the coding sequence ATGACGAACAATTCAACCACTGCCGATCCGTTCGGGGCGATTAGCGAACTCGAGCGAGACGGCGAAACGTATACGTACGCTGATCTCACCGTCCTCGAAGAACAAGGACTCTGCGAACTGGAGAAACTGCCAGTGAGTATCCGCGTGCTGCTCGAGTCCGTCCTCCGAAACGTCGACGGCGAGATGGTAACCGAAGACGACGTGAAAAACGCGGCCTCCTGGGAACCCGACGTCCCTGACGTCGAAGTACCCTTCAGCCCCTCCCGCGTGGTCCTGCAGGACCTCACCGGCGTCCCGGCCGTCGTCGACCTCGCGGCACTTCGCTCAGCGGCCGACCGCGCAGGCGAGGACCCAACCATCGTCGAGCCCGAGGTTCCCTGTGACCTCGTGATCGACCACAGCGTCCAGGTCGACTACTTCGGAAGCGAGGACGCATACGAGAAGAACGTCGAAATCGAGTACGAGCGCAACGAGGAACGCTACCGCGCGATCAAGTGGGCCGAACAGGCCTTCGAGGACTTCAACGTCGTCCCACCGGGGACCGGTATCGTCCACCAGGTCAACCTCGAGTACCTCGGCCAGGTCGTGCACGACCGCGAGGTCGACGGCGAACAGTGGCTCCTGCCAGACACCCTCGTCGGCACTGACAGCCACACGCCGATGATCAACGGCATCGGTGTCGTCGGCTGGGGTGTCGGCGGTATCGAAGCCGAAGCCGCGCTGCTCGGCCAGCCGATCACGATGACCCTGCCCGAAGTGGTCGGGGTCGAACTCACGGGCGAACTCCCAGAGGGAGCGACTGCGACCGACCTCGTGTTACACATCACCGAGAAGCTCCGCCAGGTTGGCGTCGTCGACAAGTTCGTCGAGTTCTACGGTGAAGGAGTCTCCCAGCTTTCGGTCGCCGACCGCGCAACGATTTCGAACATGTCGCCCGAGCACGGCTGTACCATCAGCATGTTCCCCGTCGACGACAAGACGCTCGACTACCTCGAGTTGACTGGTCGCGACGAGGACCACATCGAACTGGTGAAAGAGTACCTCGAGGCCCAGGGGCTCTTCGGCAAGCACGACCCCGAGTTCACCGAGACGGTCGAGTTCGACCTCGGCGACGTCGAGCCGAGCCTCGCCGGTCACAAGAAACCCCACGCCCGCATCCCGATGGGCGACCTCGACGAGCACTTCCCGACACTGCTCGAGGAGCAAGGGGTAATCGACTCCGGAGCGGCGGAGAGCGACGGCGGCCTCGTCGCCGAACGTCAACCCGGCCTTGGCGAGAAGGTGCCCGTCACACTCGAGGACGGCACCGAGGTCGAGATCGGCCACGGCTCCGTGCTCGTGAGCGCGATCACCTCCTGTACGAACACCTCGAACCCGTCGGTGATGGTTGCCGCCGGTCTGCTCGCGCGCAACGCCGCCGAGTACGGCCTCGAGGTGCCCGAATACGTCAAGACCAGCCTCGCCCCCGGCAGTAAAGTCGTCACGGAGTACCTGAAACAGGCCGACCTGCTCGACGACCTCGAGGAACTGGGCTACCACGTCGTCGGCTACGGCTGTACGACCTGTATCGGCAACGCTGGCCCGCTGGCCGAGCCAATCGAAGCCGCCATCGACGAGTACGACCTCTGGACGACCAGCGTCCTCTCGGGCAACCGCAACTTCGAGGCCCGAATTCACCCGAAAATCCGCGCGAACTACCTCGCTAGCCCGCCGCTCGTCGTCGCCTACGGCCTCGCTGGCAAGATGGACATCGACCTCGAGAACGAGCCCATCGGTACGACCGACGATGGCGAAGAAGTCTACCTCGAGGACATCTGGCCCGACCCGGAAGAGATTCGCCAGACCATCCACGACAACGTCTCGCCCGAGATGTTCGAGGAGAAGTACGCCAGTATCTTCGAAGGGGACGAACGCTGGGAGGCCCTCGAAGCGCCCACGGGAGACGTCTACGAGTGGGATTCGGAATCGACGTACATCCGCGAGCCACCGTTTTTCCAGGACTTCCCGCTCGAGGAACCGGGCGTCGAGGACATCGCGAACGCTCGCTGTCTGCTCACGCTGGGTGACACCGTGACGACCGACCACATCAGCCCCGCCGGCCCCTTCAGTGAGGACCTGCCTGCTGGGCAGTGGCTCATGGAGCAGGGTGTCGAACCCTACGAGTTCAACACCTACGGCTCACGCCGTGGCAACCACGAGGTCATGATGCGCGGGACCTTCGCGAACGTCCGTATCCAGAACGAGATGCTCGATGGAAAGGAAGGCGGCTACACCATCCACCATCCGACCGGTGAGGAGACGACCGTCTACGACGCCAGCATGCGGTATCAGGACGAGGACACCCCGCTCATCGTCATGGCCGGTATCGAACTCGGGACCGGCTCGAGTCGTGACTGGGCCGCGAAAGGGACCGACCTGCTCGGCATCCGCGCAACCATCGGCGAGAGCTACGAGCGCATTTACCGCGACAACCTCGTCGGCATGGGTGTTCTGCCGCTGCAGTTCGAAGACGGCGAGGGCTGGGAAGAGCTCGGCCTCGACGGCTCCGAATACTTCGAAATCCGCGGCCTCGAGGACGGCCTCGAGACAAACCAGGAACTCACCGTGGTTGCCGAAGACGAGGACGGCGAAACGACCGAGTTCGACGTGACTGCCCAGGTCGGCACGCCGGCCGCAGTGAAGTACGTCGAGAACGGTGGCGTCCTTCACCTCGTGTTGCGCCGCCTCCTCACGGAATAG
- a CDS encoding dihydrofolate reductase, producing the protein MTGDEPNTGAQDANGAIDLDGTQVAHETRDVPVAVSGTDLELVGIVAVAENGIIGRDGEMPWHVPEDLAHFKRKTTGHPVIMGRVTYEGIVEALGEPLPERTSIVITSRDLETPENAVVASSLVEAVAAAEHAAGDRHGGTERAFVAGGATVYEQFLPALDRLVITEIHDRPEGDTSFPDWVRDEWEEVEREEHEGFSFLEYVRR; encoded by the coding sequence ATGACGGGGGACGAACCGAATACCGGGGCCCAGGATGCGAACGGGGCTATAGACCTGGATGGGACCCAGGTTGCACACGAAACTCGTGATGTGCCTGTGGCTGTCTCTGGGACGGATCTCGAACTCGTCGGCATCGTCGCAGTCGCCGAAAACGGGATCATCGGACGGGATGGCGAGATGCCCTGGCACGTCCCCGAAGATCTGGCTCACTTCAAGCGCAAAACGACGGGCCATCCCGTCATTATGGGGCGAGTTACCTACGAGGGCATCGTCGAGGCACTCGGGGAGCCACTCCCAGAGCGAACCTCGATCGTGATCACCAGCCGTGACCTCGAGACACCCGAAAACGCCGTCGTCGCCTCGAGTCTCGTGGAAGCGGTGGCGGCAGCCGAACACGCCGCTGGGGATCGACACGGCGGGACCGAACGCGCATTTGTCGCTGGCGGTGCAACGGTCTACGAGCAGTTTCTTCCCGCCCTGGATCGGTTAGTCATCACGGAGATTCACGACCGACCCGAGGGTGACACCTCGTTTCCGGACTGGGTCCGCGACGAGTGGGAGGAAGTCGAACGCGAGGAACACGAGGGATTTTCGTTCCTCGAGTACGTCCGACGATGA
- a CDS encoding fructosamine kinase family protein: MTGTALEETLIDVLGTTPERIVELEGGQIGSVFRVSLANGRTVVAKTGNTPLETEAFMLEYLAEESHLPVPAVFHANDDLLVIEHVDGSTTHDESVARDAAKHVASLHEIEGPDYGFPRDTLTGPVRQPNPWTESWVEFYRTQRLQHAGAIAANPDSGTGTLPTYLADRLEKCIAGLESVLEEPTRPSLIHGDVWRTNVLARDERVTAFLDPATYYADPEIELAYIDWTDTFGPAFFDAYERERSIRDGFWERRRFVYRVYPLLVHVHLFGGGYVEELESTLERLGY; encoded by the coding sequence GTGACCGGGACTGCACTCGAGGAAACCCTGATCGACGTCCTCGGAACGACACCGGAACGCATCGTCGAACTCGAGGGCGGTCAGATCGGTTCGGTGTTTCGTGTCTCTCTCGCGAACGGACGCACCGTGGTGGCCAAAACCGGGAACACGCCACTGGAGACGGAAGCGTTCATGCTCGAGTACCTCGCCGAAGAGAGTCACCTGCCCGTTCCAGCCGTGTTCCACGCGAACGACGATCTGCTGGTGATCGAACACGTCGATGGTTCCACGACCCACGACGAGTCAGTGGCTCGAGACGCCGCGAAGCACGTGGCTTCCCTTCACGAAATCGAGGGGCCGGACTACGGGTTTCCCCGGGACACCCTCACTGGTCCCGTTCGCCAGCCGAACCCGTGGACGGAGTCCTGGGTCGAGTTCTATCGAACACAACGGCTGCAACACGCAGGAGCCATCGCCGCAAATCCCGACTCCGGCACTGGAACGCTTCCAACGTATCTGGCCGACCGCCTCGAAAAATGCATTGCTGGCCTCGAGTCGGTGCTCGAGGAACCGACACGGCCATCACTGATTCACGGTGACGTCTGGCGAACGAACGTCCTGGCTCGAGACGAACGCGTGACCGCTTTCCTCGACCCCGCAACGTACTACGCCGACCCGGAGATCGAACTGGCATACATCGACTGGACGGACACGTTCGGACCGGCGTTTTTCGACGCCTACGAGCGAGAACGGTCGATTCGAGATGGGTTCTGGGAGCGACGCCGGTTCGTCTATCGAGTGTACCCGTTGCTCGTCCACGTCCACCTGTTCGGCGGTGGCTACGTCGAAGAACTCGAGTCGACCCTCGAGCGGTTGGGGTATTAA